Proteins encoded together in one Pseudoalteromonas xiamenensis window:
- a CDS encoding ATP synthase subunit I, with amino-acid sequence MTQSLASPYRRAALKGVLSQGVVAFAIAVIVFVGWGALAALSALSGGVIAVLPNLIFAVYAFRYVGASKANQVHKSFKRGAGLKFLLTALLFIVAFKTLQVEPLWLFVSFISVTVVSWFTSIFFNH; translated from the coding sequence GTGACTCAATCGTTAGCCAGCCCGTATCGAAGAGCTGCATTAAAAGGTGTTTTATCTCAGGGCGTCGTGGCATTCGCCATCGCAGTTATCGTTTTTGTTGGTTGGGGAGCTTTAGCCGCCCTATCGGCTCTGTCCGGTGGAGTGATTGCTGTGCTTCCCAATTTAATATTTGCCGTTTACGCCTTCCGATATGTGGGCGCGAGTAAGGCAAACCAAGTGCATAAATCGTTTAAACGAGGCGCTGGGCTAAAATTTTTGTTAACCGCTCTACTTTTTATTGTGGCGTTTAAAACATTGCAAGTAGAACCACTTTGGTTGTTTGTGAGTTTTATTAGCGTGACGGTAGTGAGCTGGTTTACATCGATTTTTTTTAATCATTAA
- a CDS encoding ParB/RepB/Spo0J family partition protein has translation MSVKKRGLGRGLDALLSSAKPNAVEPKLEHVETTQDVATASQDKTLLTLPIEFLQRGKYQPRKDMSEEALEELASSIRAQGVIQPIVVRPVAENKYEIIAGERRWRASQLAKLDVVPCIIKDVADEAAVAIALIENIQREDLNAMEEAIALQRLIDEFALTHQQVAEAVGKSRTTVTNLLRLNNLNDDVKILLEHGDIEMGHARCLLGLEGASQSEAANAVVAKALTVRETEKLVRKMLEPMPEKTVKDKDPDVQLLEQQLADNLGAKVEISYNQKGKGKLVISYASLDELDGILGRIHPDLQQPS, from the coding sequence ATGTCGGTGAAAAAACGAGGCTTAGGTCGTGGTTTGGATGCTTTGCTAAGTTCAGCGAAACCGAACGCGGTGGAACCCAAACTTGAACACGTAGAAACGACACAGGATGTCGCGACTGCCTCACAAGACAAAACCTTGCTTACCCTGCCTATCGAGTTTTTGCAGCGCGGTAAATATCAACCGCGTAAAGACATGTCAGAAGAAGCACTTGAAGAGTTGGCCAGTTCAATTCGTGCACAGGGTGTTATTCAACCTATCGTAGTTCGTCCGGTTGCCGAAAATAAATACGAAATTATTGCGGGTGAACGTCGATGGCGAGCTTCGCAATTAGCCAAGCTTGATGTCGTTCCGTGTATCATCAAGGATGTCGCGGATGAAGCGGCGGTTGCTATCGCGTTGATTGAAAACATTCAACGTGAAGATCTTAATGCCATGGAAGAAGCAATTGCGCTGCAACGCTTAATTGATGAATTTGCATTAACTCATCAGCAAGTGGCAGAAGCGGTTGGTAAATCTCGCACTACGGTCACCAATTTACTGCGTTTGAATAATCTTAATGATGATGTAAAAATTTTGTTAGAGCATGGTGACATTGAAATGGGTCATGCTCGTTGCTTGCTCGGCCTCGAAGGTGCGTCACAATCCGAAGCCGCAAATGCAGTCGTTGCCAAGGCTTTAACGGTTCGTGAAACGGAAAAACTTGTCCGTAAAATGCTTGAACCAATGCCTGAAAAGACGGTTAAAGACAAAGACCCTGATGTGCAGTTATTGGAACAACAATTAGCGGATAATTTAGGCGCGAAAGTTGAGATTAGTTACAACCAAAAGGGAAAAGGCAAGCTGGTTATTTCTTACGCTAGTCTCGATGAACTCGACGGGATACTCGGCCGTATCCACCCTGACCTCCAACAACCTTCCTAA
- a CDS encoding ParA family protein, whose product MARVIAIANQKGGVGKTTTAVNLAASMAATKRKVLLIDLDPQGNATMGSGVDKYGDVPTIYDLLIEDKPIHDVISKETSGEYHLIAANGDVTAAEVKLMELFAREVRLRNALESVLAEYDFIFIDCPPSLNMLTVNAMAAADSILVPMQCEYYALEGLTALMDTITQLSKLVNPKLQIEGILRTMYDPRNRLANDVSEQLKQHFGDKVYRTVIPRNVRLAEAPSFGAPAMYYDRASSGAKSYLALAGEILRRKEKQAAAVA is encoded by the coding sequence GTGGCTCGAGTTATTGCGATTGCAAATCAGAAAGGTGGAGTCGGAAAAACCACCACAGCAGTGAATTTGGCGGCGTCGATGGCTGCAACGAAGCGCAAAGTCTTGTTGATTGACCTTGACCCTCAAGGTAATGCAACGATGGGCAGCGGCGTTGATAAATACGGTGATGTCCCCACGATTTACGATTTATTAATTGAAGATAAGCCAATCCATGACGTGATCTCAAAAGAGACGTCAGGTGAATACCATTTAATTGCTGCAAATGGTGATGTAACTGCGGCAGAAGTGAAATTAATGGAATTATTTGCGCGCGAAGTACGGTTGCGCAATGCACTAGAAAGTGTATTGGCTGAATATGACTTTATTTTTATTGATTGCCCGCCTTCGCTTAACATGCTGACGGTCAATGCAATGGCCGCAGCAGATTCTATTTTAGTACCAATGCAATGCGAGTACTATGCGCTTGAAGGGTTAACGGCGCTCATGGACACCATCACTCAATTGTCTAAACTGGTAAACCCGAAACTCCAGATTGAGGGAATTTTGCGAACCATGTACGATCCTCGCAACCGATTAGCCAATGATGTTTCAGAACAATTGAAGCAACATTTTGGTGATAAGGTGTATCGTACGGTCATTCCACGTAATGTAAGACTCGCCGAAGCGCCTAGTTTTGGTGCACCAGCGATGTACTACGACAGAGCATCAAGTGGTGCGAAGTCTTATCTTGCATTGGCGGGTGAAATTCTGCGCAGAAAAGAAAAACAAGCAGCCGCAGTGGCATAA
- the rsmG gene encoding 16S rRNA (guanine(527)-N(7))-methyltransferase RsmG: MLQQQLSRLLAQTDIALTEHQQNQLVSYVELLNKWNKAYNLTSVRDPNEMMVKHIMDSLVVAQHLKGSNYIDVGTGPGLPGIVLAIALPDVNFVLLDSLGKRVRFLTQVKHALDLKNVTPVQSRVEEYQPSVKLDGVLSRAFASLQDMVDWCQHLIDDSGFFLALKGQFPVEELSGLPTGVTMVQDIELSVPELGAERHLVILAKNQ, translated from the coding sequence GTGTTACAACAACAACTTTCTCGATTATTAGCGCAAACGGACATTGCGCTAACAGAGCATCAACAAAACCAACTCGTGAGTTATGTTGAACTGCTGAATAAATGGAATAAAGCATACAACCTTACCTCGGTGCGTGATCCAAACGAAATGATGGTTAAGCACATCATGGACAGTTTGGTTGTAGCGCAACATCTCAAAGGCAGTAACTACATTGATGTGGGTACGGGTCCTGGTTTACCTGGTATCGTGTTGGCCATTGCTCTACCTGATGTAAATTTTGTGCTTCTTGATAGCCTTGGCAAGCGTGTTCGTTTTTTAACTCAAGTAAAACATGCGCTTGATTTAAAAAACGTCACCCCAGTGCAGTCTCGTGTTGAAGAATATCAACCAAGTGTTAAATTAGATGGTGTGTTGAGTCGAGCATTCGCTTCTTTACAGGATATGGTTGACTGGTGTCAGCATTTGATTGATGATTCAGGATTCTTTTTGGCGCTCAAAGGCCAATTTCCTGTAGAAGAACTCTCGGGATTACCTACCGGGGTCACTATGGTTCAAGACATTGAACTGTCTGTTCCTGAGCTCGGTGCCGAGCGTCATCTCGTCATACTGGCCAAAAATCAATAA
- the mnmG gene encoding tRNA uridine-5-carboxymethylaminomethyl(34) synthesis enzyme MnmG — protein sequence MLYHEQFDVIVVGGGHAGTEAALASARMGMNTLLLTHNMDTLGQMSCNPAIGGIGKGHLVKEIDALGGAMARAIDKGGIQFRTLNSSKGPAVRATRAQADRQLYKAAIQDILQHQPNLTIFQQSCDDLIVENNRATGVVTQMGLRFKAKAVVLTVGTFLGGRIHIGMENYNGGRAGDPPSIALANRLREMPFRVDRLKTGTPPRIDARTVDFTVMQEQPGDTPTPVFSFMGKQSDHPTQIPCYITYTNEKTHDTIRNNLHRSPMYAGVIEGIGPRYCPSIEDKIVRFADKEKHQIFVEPEGLNTYELYPNGISTSLPFDVQLEIVRSIKGFENAHICRPGYAIEYDFFDPRDLKQSLETKFVDGLFFAGQINGTTGYEEAGAQGLIAGMNAALQVQDKEAWTPRRDEAYVGVLIDDLATLGTKEPYRMFTSRAEYRLLLREDNADLRLTAKGRDLGLVDDARWAAFNEKLEVMEQETQRIRSTWIHKDHPALNAVNNLLKAPLSREASLEDLLRRPEINYHDLMAIEGLGSESENLQALEQVEIQTKYAGYIARQQDEIEKQMRHEQTALPLDFDYRQVSGLSNEVITKLSDARPQTIGQASRISGITPAAISLLLVYLKKQGLLRKSA from the coding sequence ATGCTTTATCACGAACAGTTTGATGTCATTGTTGTTGGTGGTGGTCATGCTGGTACCGAAGCCGCTTTAGCGTCGGCTCGTATGGGTATGAATACGCTTTTATTGACCCACAATATGGATACGTTAGGACAGATGTCTTGTAATCCTGCGATTGGAGGGATCGGCAAAGGACATCTTGTTAAAGAGATCGATGCGCTAGGTGGCGCTATGGCGAGAGCCATCGATAAAGGTGGGATCCAATTTAGAACGTTGAACAGCTCAAAAGGCCCTGCTGTTCGTGCAACTCGTGCACAAGCCGATCGCCAACTGTACAAAGCGGCGATCCAAGACATTTTACAACACCAACCAAACTTGACGATTTTCCAACAATCTTGTGATGACCTAATTGTCGAAAACAACCGTGCAACGGGTGTTGTAACGCAAATGGGTTTGCGCTTTAAAGCCAAAGCAGTAGTACTGACGGTCGGTACCTTTCTTGGTGGCCGTATTCACATTGGTATGGAAAATTACAACGGTGGTCGTGCTGGTGATCCACCTTCTATCGCGCTTGCAAACCGTCTTCGTGAAATGCCTTTCCGTGTTGATCGTTTAAAAACCGGTACTCCGCCGCGTATCGATGCTCGTACGGTTGATTTTACTGTAATGCAAGAACAGCCAGGTGACACGCCGACACCGGTATTTTCATTCATGGGCAAACAATCGGATCACCCAACGCAGATCCCATGCTATATCACTTACACGAATGAAAAGACGCACGATACGATCCGTAATAACCTTCATCGCTCTCCTATGTATGCAGGCGTTATCGAAGGAATTGGACCGCGTTATTGTCCGTCAATTGAAGATAAAATTGTGCGTTTTGCGGACAAAGAAAAACATCAGATCTTCGTAGAACCAGAAGGGTTAAATACTTACGAGTTGTACCCGAACGGAATTTCGACGAGTTTGCCATTTGATGTGCAACTTGAAATCGTACGCTCGATTAAAGGGTTTGAAAACGCGCATATTTGCCGACCTGGTTATGCCATTGAGTACGATTTCTTTGACCCTCGTGATTTGAAACAATCTCTTGAAACTAAGTTCGTCGACGGACTCTTTTTTGCGGGTCAAATCAACGGTACAACCGGTTATGAAGAAGCCGGAGCACAAGGTCTTATCGCTGGTATGAATGCCGCATTACAAGTGCAAGATAAAGAAGCTTGGACACCACGTCGTGACGAAGCATACGTTGGCGTATTAATTGATGACTTAGCAACGCTCGGTACGAAAGAGCCGTATCGCATGTTTACCAGCCGCGCGGAATACCGTTTATTGCTTCGTGAAGATAACGCGGATCTGCGTTTAACCGCTAAAGGCCGTGACCTCGGCCTGGTTGATGATGCTCGCTGGGCTGCATTCAATGAAAAGTTGGAAGTTATGGAGCAAGAAACACAACGTATTCGTTCTACATGGATCCATAAAGATCACCCAGCTTTAAATGCGGTGAATAATTTATTAAAAGCGCCGCTTTCACGTGAAGCGAGTTTGGAAGATCTTTTGCGCCGTCCAGAGATCAATTATCACGATCTGATGGCGATAGAGGGTTTAGGATCTGAGTCTGAAAATCTTCAAGCGCTTGAACAAGTTGAGATCCAAACGAAATACGCAGGTTACATTGCTCGTCAACAAGACGAAATTGAAAAACAAATGCGCCATGAACAAACCGCATTGCCATTGGACTTTGATTATCGTCAAGTGAGTGGCTTATCAAATGAAGTCATCACGAAGTTGTCGGATGCTCGTCCTCAGACGATTGGTCAAGCTTCGCGTATTTCTGGTATCACGCCGGCGGCGATTTCGCTATTATTAGTGTATCTGAAGAAGCAAGGTCTATTACGCAAGTCTGCGTAA